One Lysinibacillus sp. OF-1 DNA segment encodes these proteins:
- the gyrA gene encoding DNA gyrase subunit A encodes MSEQERSGVKGVNITEEIETSFLDYAMSVIVSRALPDVRDGLKPVHRRILYGMQELGNTADKAYKKSARIVGDVMGKYHPHGDSSIYDAMVRMAQDFSYRYMLVDGHGNFGSVDGDGAAAMRYTESRMSKIAMEMLRDINKDTIDYTDNYDGSEKEPIVLPSRYPNLLVNGAAGIAVGMATNIPPHQLGETIDAVIALSENPAITTEELMDIIPGPDFPTGGLILGRSGIRRAYETGRGSIIIRAKVEIEQKSNGKETILIHELPYQVNKAKLIEKIAELVRDKKIDGITNLRDESDRRGMRVVIEVRKDANANVVLNNLYKQTAMQSSFGINMLSLVNGQPKVLGLKEMLYHYLEHQKVIIRRRTEFELRKAEDRAHILEGLRIALDHIDEIIAIIRGSRSGEEAKPQLMERFSLSERQAQAILDMRLVRLSGLEREKIEAEYQELQILIADLKAILADEEKIVDIIRTEILEVKERFNDIRRTEITSGGLEMIEDEDLIPVENSVITLTHNGYIKRLAANTYRSQKRGGRGVQGMGTNEDDFVEHLMNTSTHDTILFFTSKGKVFRAKGYEIPEFGRTAKGLPIVNLLNIDKGEKVTAMIRVGSFDEDAYFIFTTKTGITKRTPVSQFANIRTNGLIAISLREDDDLISVRLTDGDKQVIIGTRDGMLVRFQEDDIRSMGRTAGGVRGIKLRDGDEVVGMEIVEPGQEILVVTEKGYGKRTSEDEYRLQSRGGVGLKTIQITDKNGPMVAVKTVDGSEDLMLITINGMLIRMDINDISLIGRSTQGVRLIRLGDDELVATVAKVEKAEESPEDEEDEIEE; translated from the coding sequence TTGTCAGAACAAGAACGCTCCGGTGTTAAAGGAGTTAATATCACAGAAGAAATTGAAACATCCTTTCTTGATTATGCAATGAGTGTAATTGTATCGCGTGCATTACCTGATGTACGTGATGGATTAAAACCAGTTCATCGTCGTATTTTATATGGGATGCAGGAATTAGGTAACACCGCAGATAAAGCTTACAAAAAATCAGCACGTATTGTTGGGGATGTAATGGGTAAGTACCATCCACATGGTGACTCATCCATTTATGATGCAATGGTACGTATGGCGCAAGATTTTAGTTATCGTTATATGCTTGTTGATGGTCACGGAAACTTTGGCTCTGTTGATGGTGATGGAGCAGCAGCCATGCGTTATACAGAATCACGTATGTCTAAAATAGCTATGGAAATGCTTCGTGATATCAATAAAGATACAATTGACTACACTGATAACTATGATGGATCAGAAAAAGAACCAATTGTTTTACCAAGTCGCTATCCAAACCTTTTAGTGAACGGTGCTGCGGGAATTGCCGTTGGTATGGCAACGAATATTCCTCCTCACCAGTTAGGAGAAACAATTGATGCTGTTATAGCACTTTCTGAAAATCCAGCCATTACTACTGAGGAGTTAATGGATATTATTCCAGGTCCTGATTTCCCTACTGGAGGATTGATTTTAGGGCGTAGTGGTATTCGCAGAGCTTATGAAACTGGACGTGGTTCCATCATTATTCGCGCGAAGGTGGAAATTGAGCAAAAGTCAAATGGTAAGGAGACCATTCTTATTCATGAATTACCTTACCAAGTGAATAAGGCTAAGCTTATTGAAAAAATCGCAGAGCTTGTACGTGATAAAAAAATAGATGGTATTACAAATTTACGTGATGAATCTGACCGTCGTGGTATGCGAGTAGTCATTGAAGTTCGTAAAGATGCCAACGCTAATGTAGTTTTAAATAATTTATATAAACAAACAGCTATGCAATCAAGCTTTGGTATCAATATGCTGTCATTAGTAAATGGTCAACCAAAAGTATTGGGCTTAAAAGAAATGCTTTACCATTATTTAGAGCATCAAAAGGTAATTATTCGTCGTCGTACAGAATTCGAACTTCGAAAGGCTGAAGATCGTGCTCATATTTTAGAAGGCTTACGAATTGCACTCGATCATATTGATGAAATAATTGCTATCATTCGTGGCTCACGTAGCGGCGAAGAAGCAAAGCCGCAATTAATGGAGCGTTTTAGCTTATCAGAGCGCCAGGCTCAAGCTATTTTAGATATGCGTTTAGTTCGCTTAAGTGGATTAGAACGTGAAAAAATTGAAGCAGAATATCAAGAGCTTCAAATTCTTATTGCGGATTTAAAAGCAATTTTAGCGGATGAAGAAAAAATTGTGGATATTATTCGTACTGAAATTTTAGAGGTGAAAGAACGTTTTAATGATATACGCCGTACTGAGATTACATCTGGTGGTCTAGAAATGATTGAGGATGAGGATTTAATTCCTGTTGAAAACTCAGTTATTACTTTAACACATAATGGCTATATCAAGCGTTTAGCTGCGAATACATATCGTAGTCAAAAGCGTGGTGGTCGTGGTGTACAAGGAATGGGTACAAACGAAGATGATTTTGTAGAGCATCTAATGAATACCTCTACCCATGATACAATTTTATTCTTTACGTCAAAAGGTAAAGTATTTAGAGCAAAAGGATATGAAATTCCAGAATTCGGTCGTACCGCTAAAGGATTACCAATTGTAAACCTACTCAACATAGATAAAGGTGAAAAAGTAACAGCCATGATTCGTGTTGGATCGTTTGATGAAGATGCTTACTTTATCTTTACGACGAAAACAGGTATTACGAAACGTACACCTGTCTCACAATTTGCTAACATTCGAACAAATGGTTTAATAGCTATTAGCTTACGAGAAGATGATGATCTTATTTCTGTACGTCTAACAGATGGAGATAAGCAAGTGATTATTGGTACACGCGATGGTATGCTCGTTCGTTTCCAAGAAGATGACATTCGTTCTATGGGTCGTACAGCTGGTGGAGTGCGAGGCATTAAGCTACGTGATGGTGACGAAGTAGTAGGCATGGAGATTGTTGAACCAGGGCAAGAAATTTTAGTAGTTACTGAAAAAGGTTACGGTAAACGTACTTCTGAAGATGAATATCGTTTACAAAGTCGCGGTGGTGTAGGTCTGAAAACCATCCAGATTACAGATAAAAATGGACCTATGGTAGCTGTGAAAACAGTTGATGGTTCTGAAGATCTCATGCTTATTACAATCAACGGTATGTTGATCCGTATGGATATCAATGATATTTCATTAATTGGACGTAGTACGCAAGGAGTTCGTTTAATTCGATTAGGAGACGACGAATTAGTTGCGACTGTAGCTAAAGTTGAAAAAGCTGAAGAGTCTCCAGAAGACGAAGAAGATGAAATAGAGGAATAA
- the recF gene encoding DNA replication/repair protein RecF (All proteins in this family for which functions are known are DNA-binding proteins that assist the filamentation of RecA onto DNA for the initiation of recombination or recombinational repair.) gives MYIEQIKLTNYRNYDALALNFSPKINVFIGENAQGKTNVMESIYVLAMAKSHRTTNDKELIRWDSDYGKIEGAVKKRHGILPIELTITKKGKKGKINHIEQSRLSHYIGQMNVVMFAPEDLNVVKGSPQIRRRFIDMEIGQISPVYLHDLLTFQKVLKQRNHFLKMNQGKSMSNDVMYEVYNEQYIHAATQIIRKRFQFMDLLQEWAEPIHAGISQGKETLVIKYRTVAGIEKEHSTSEIENTLHQKLIEAREREFDRGVTLVGPHRDDLQFLVNGYDVQTYGSQGQQRTTALSLKLAEIELIKQETKETPILLLDDVLSELDDYRQSHLLNTIQGEVQTFVTTTSVDGIHHETMEQAQLFHVKQGAIEKS, from the coding sequence ATGTATATTGAGCAAATAAAACTTACAAATTATCGTAACTATGATGCCTTAGCTTTAAACTTTTCTCCAAAAATTAATGTTTTTATTGGTGAAAATGCTCAAGGAAAAACAAATGTTATGGAGTCCATCTATGTTTTAGCAATGGCTAAATCCCATCGAACAACGAACGATAAAGAATTGATACGTTGGGATTCAGACTATGGTAAAATAGAAGGGGCCGTTAAAAAAAGGCATGGTATTTTACCAATCGAACTTACGATTACAAAGAAAGGTAAAAAGGGCAAGATAAATCATATAGAGCAAAGTCGCCTCAGTCATTATATTGGTCAAATGAACGTTGTTATGTTTGCGCCAGAAGACTTGAACGTTGTAAAGGGGAGTCCTCAAATACGCCGACGTTTTATTGATATGGAGATTGGGCAAATTTCGCCTGTCTATTTACATGATTTATTGACCTTTCAAAAAGTTTTAAAACAACGTAATCATTTCTTAAAGATGAATCAAGGCAAGTCCATGTCAAATGATGTGATGTATGAGGTCTACAATGAACAATATATTCATGCAGCTACCCAAATTATTCGTAAAAGATTTCAATTTATGGATTTATTGCAGGAGTGGGCAGAACCTATACACGCAGGCATATCACAAGGTAAGGAAACACTGGTTATAAAATATCGTACGGTAGCTGGTATTGAAAAAGAACACTCTACCAGTGAAATTGAAAATACTTTACATCAAAAATTGATTGAAGCGAGAGAACGTGAATTTGACAGGGGTGTGACACTTGTTGGCCCACACCGTGATGATTTGCAGTTTTTAGTAAATGGCTATGATGTTCAAACTTATGGCTCTCAAGGACAACAACGTACAACTGCATTGTCTTTAAAGCTTGCTGAAATTGAATTAATTAAACAAGAAACAAAAGAAACACCCATACTACTTTTAGATGATGTTTTGTCGGAACTCGATGATTATCGTCAATCGCATTTATTAAATACCATTCAAGGTGAAGTCCAAACCTTTGTAACAACTACAAGTGTGGATGGAATTCATCATGAAACGATGGAACAGGCTCAACTGTTCCACGTGAAACAAGGTGCGATTGAAAAAAGTTAG
- the gyrB gene encoding DNA topoisomerase (ATP-hydrolyzing) subunit B — protein MKAVAIENEGLQNQAYEADQIQVLEGLEAVRKRPGMYIGSTSSKGLHHLVWEIVDNSIDEALAGFCTDIQVTIEKENWIRVEDNGRGIPVSIQEKMGKPAVEVIMTVLHAGGKFGGGGYKVSGGLHGVGASVVNALSVETIVQVHREGHIHEIKFERGKTVQELMVIGETNHNGTTTRFKADPEIFKETTVYEYDILAHRIRELAYLNRGIKITIADEREEEVRSTTYHYEGGIRSYVEHLNQSKEPIHDPIDVLGEKDGISVEIAMQYNAGFSSNIFSFANNINTYEGGTHESGFKTALTRVINDYARKNGLLKESDANLTGEDVREGLTAIVSVKHPDPQFEGQTKTKLGNSEVSQITNSLFSDGFERFMLENPTVARKVVEKGLMAARARVAAKKAREFTRRKNALEVSSLPGKLADCSSTIPADCEIYIVEGDSAGGSAKSGRDRHFQAILPLRGKILNVEKARLDKILSNAEIRAMITAFGTGIGEEFNLEKARYHKIIIMTDADVDGAHIRTLLLTFFFRFLRPLIEAGYIYIAQPPLYQVKQGKHIEYCYDEETLKEIIERLPKMPKPNVQRYKGLGEMNAEQLWETTMDPEYRTLLQVELDDAIKANQAFERLMGDEVEPRRQFIEENAVYANLDI, from the coding sequence ATGAAAGCCGTGGCTATAGAGAACGAAGGTTTACAAAACCAAGCTTATGAAGCCGATCAGATACAGGTACTAGAAGGTTTAGAGGCAGTACGTAAAAGACCAGGGATGTATATCGGTTCAACAAGTTCTAAAGGGCTTCACCATTTAGTATGGGAAATTGTTGATAATAGTATCGATGAAGCTCTTGCAGGATTTTGTACAGATATACAAGTAACAATTGAAAAAGAGAACTGGATTCGCGTAGAAGATAACGGTCGAGGTATTCCAGTTAGCATTCAAGAAAAAATGGGTAAGCCAGCTGTTGAAGTTATTATGACAGTTTTACATGCTGGTGGTAAATTTGGCGGTGGAGGCTATAAAGTTTCTGGTGGTCTTCATGGAGTTGGGGCATCAGTGGTGAATGCACTTTCTGTTGAAACAATTGTTCAGGTTCATCGTGAAGGTCATATTCATGAAATTAAGTTTGAACGTGGGAAAACTGTTCAAGAATTAATGGTGATCGGTGAAACAAACCACAATGGTACAACAACGCGATTTAAAGCTGATCCAGAAATTTTTAAAGAAACGACTGTTTATGAATATGATATTTTAGCTCATCGTATTAGAGAATTGGCTTATTTAAATCGTGGTATTAAGATTACGATTGCTGATGAACGAGAAGAAGAGGTTCGTTCAACTACATATCACTATGAAGGTGGTATTCGATCTTATGTTGAGCATTTAAACCAATCTAAAGAGCCAATCCATGATCCAATTGATGTTCTTGGAGAGAAGGATGGCATCTCAGTGGAAATTGCTATGCAATACAATGCTGGATTCTCCTCTAATATTTTTTCATTTGCTAATAATATTAATACGTATGAAGGCGGTACACATGAGTCTGGTTTTAAAACAGCCCTTACACGTGTTATTAACGACTATGCTCGAAAAAATGGATTGCTTAAAGAATCTGATGCCAATCTTACAGGCGAGGATGTACGTGAAGGGTTAACAGCTATTGTTTCTGTTAAACATCCAGATCCACAATTTGAAGGACAAACGAAAACAAAGCTAGGGAATTCAGAAGTAAGTCAAATTACTAATTCATTATTCTCAGATGGCTTTGAACGTTTTATGTTAGAAAATCCAACTGTTGCTCGTAAGGTAGTAGAAAAAGGTTTAATGGCTGCCCGTGCACGTGTAGCAGCGAAAAAGGCACGTGAATTTACTCGTCGTAAAAATGCACTTGAAGTATCAAGCTTACCGGGTAAATTAGCTGACTGTTCTTCTACTATCCCCGCTGATTGTGAAATTTATATTGTTGAGGGTGATTCAGCCGGCGGTTCGGCTAAATCTGGACGTGACCGTCACTTCCAAGCGATTTTGCCTTTACGTGGTAAGATTCTTAACGTTGAGAAAGCTCGACTAGATAAAATTTTATCGAATGCGGAAATTCGTGCAATGATTACAGCATTCGGCACAGGTATTGGTGAAGAGTTTAATTTAGAAAAAGCTCGTTATCATAAAATCATTATCATGACAGATGCCGATGTCGATGGAGCACATATTCGTACATTACTTTTAACATTCTTCTTCCGTTTCCTTCGACCACTTATAGAAGCAGGCTATATTTATATTGCACAGCCACCACTTTATCAAGTGAAACAAGGTAAGCATATTGAGTACTGCTACGATGAAGAAACATTAAAAGAAATTATAGAACGACTACCAAAAATGCCAAAACCAAATGTGCAGCGTTATAAAGGTCTTGGTGAAATGAACGCTGAGCAACTTTGGGAAACAACAATGGATCCAGAGTACCGCACATTATTACAAGTAGAATTAGATGATGCAATTAAAGCTAACCAAGCATTTGAGCGTTTAATGGGCGATGAAGTTGAACCTCGTCGTCAATTTATCGAGGAAAATGCCGTATACGCTAATTTAGATATCTAA
- the yaaA gene encoding S4 domain-containing protein YaaA: MQDIKIDEEFITLGQLLKITDAISSGGMAKWFLQENAVYVNGEVDDRRGRKLRDGDVINIPGCGRFQIVGPAGQ; the protein is encoded by the coding sequence TGAGGAGTTCATCACGTTAGGGCAGCTTTTAAAAATCACTGATGCCATTAGTTCAGGTGGCATGGCCAAGTGGTTTTTACAAGAAAATGCTGTATATGTAAATGGAGAAGTAGACGATCGTCGAGGTCGAAAATTACGTGACGGAGACGTTATAAATATTCCCGGATGTGGTCGCTTCCAAATCGTAGGACCAGCTGGACAATAA